The Mangrovibacillus cuniculi sequence ACCACCATGATGCACCACTGGATATGAGAATGGACCAAGATGCAATGCTATCAGCTTATGATGTGGTAAATCAATGGCCATATGAAAGACTTGTATCTATCTTTTTTAAATACGGAGAAGAGAAGTTTTCTAAGCAAATTGCACGAAAGATTGAAGCGGCAAGAGAAATCGAACCGATTAAAACTACCGCAGAATTAGTGGAACTAATAAAAGAGGGGATTCCAGCTCCTGCTAGAAGAAAAGGTGGACATCCTGCCAAAAGGATTTTTCAGGCAATACGGATAGCAGTAAATGATGAGTTAGGTGTTTTTGAGGAGTCTCTTGAGAAAGCAATTTCTATTTTAAAGAAGAATGGACGTATATCGGTTATTACTTTCCATTCACTAGAAGATAGAATTTGTAAATCTACCTTTAAAGAGAAGTCATCTGGCCCAGAGTTACCACCAGGTCTTCCAATGATTCCAAAAGAGTATGAACCAGAGCTTAAACTAATTACGAGAAAACCCATTACGGCGAGTGAAACCGAATTAGAAGAAAATAATAGAGCAAGATCTGCCAAGCTTAGGATTGCAGAGAAGAATAAATAAAAAAGGAGGAGTTAATCGTGAAAAATTCAGCGGCAAAACATATAGATACATACTCACAACCAGTCGAACAACAAACAAAGTTAACTAAATCTGTTTCCATACCTAAAGTGAAAAAAGGAATAACACCTGGTGAAGGGGTTCTGCTTGTATTATTCCTTGTGTTTTTTGCCGTGATTGGCACGAAAGTAGTCGCGGTTTCTTCTTCTGTATATGAAACAAACGCAGCAATCCAAGAGACGAAAAGTGAAATCGCTGCACAAGAAAAAGTAAATACTGATTTAAAGATTGAAGTTAGTGAATTAAGTACATACGAAAGAATATGGGAAAAAGCAAAGGCTAGTGGTCTTGAAATAAATGAAAATAATGTAAAGGTCGTGGAAAAACCATGAACAAACGACCAGGTATGAATAAAGGAGCAATGGGACTAGCAATTTTTTTCTCTGCGCTCTTTTTTCTTTTATTCGGGAGATTTATATTCATTCAAGTGACAGGAGAAGTAGATGGAAGAATCCTTGCTGAAGGGGCTGAACGTCTTTATAAGAGAATGGAAACCATAGATGCAAAACGAGGTACCATTTATGATGAAAATGGTGAAGTGATTGCGGAAGATACATATTCTTATAAAATCGTAGCAGTTCTAGATAAATCCTTGGAAAATCGTCATGTAGAAGATCCTGCGGATACTGCTGACAAACTCGCTCCAATATTAGATATGGAAAGGGAAGACCTATACAATAGGTTATCAAGTGATAAGAAGCAAATTGAATTTGGATCTGCTGGAAGAGATTTAACACCAGAGCAACGCAAACAAATTGAGGAACTTAATATAACCGGTATCAACTTTATTAGAGATGCAAAAAGATTTTATCCTAACGGAGTCTTTTCCTCTCACTTAATTGGGTATGCACAACCTAAAGAAAATAAAGATGGTGAGATAGAATATATAGGTCAAATGGGGATTGAGCAAACATATAACGACATGTTAACAGGTGTTGATGGGAAATATAATTTTCAAGCGGATGCATGGAATATCATCCTTCCAAATTCCGAAGAACTTTTGGAAGAGCCAAAAGACGGAAAAGATATTTACATGACATTAAATAAGCACATTCAGACATTTTTAGAAGATGCTATGAATCAAGTACAACAAGAATATGAGCCAGTCAAAATGATGGCAATAGTGGCAGAAGCGAAGACAGGAAAGGTCGTAGGATTAGCGCAGCGTCCCACTTTTGAAGCAAATACAAGGGATGGAATAAACAATTCGTGGCACAATGAAGTAATAGAAAGCTCCTTTGAACCAGGTTCTACAATGAAAATTTTTACTCTAGCTTCTGCTATTGAAGAAGATAGTTTTAATGGTAATGCAACGTATAAATCAGGTACATACCAGATTGGTAGCGATAGAATCAGAGATCATAATGGTGGACGTGGTTGGGGAGAGATTACCTATTTGGAAGGTTTTCAACGTTCCTCTAACGTAGCCATGGCTAATCTACTAAATAATATGGGACATGAAACATTTAGAAAATATTTAGATAAATTTAGATTTGGTGTTCCAACAGGAATTGAGCTACCTGGAGAAGCATCAGGTTCAATTGTATACAATTATGAGTTAGATAGAATTACAACTGCGTTTGGACAAGGTACAACCGTTAATGCTTTACAGATGGTACAAGCAATGACGGCTATTACAAATAACGGAAAAATGATGAAACCTTATCTAATAGATCGTATTGTGGACCCTTATACCCAAAAGGTGAAAGAAACAAAACCAACTGTTGTTGATACGCCAATTTCCAAAGAAACTGCAAAAAAGACGTTAGATATCATGGAGACGGTTGTTTCTTCTGAAGCTGGTACAGGGAAAGCGTATCAATTAGATGGATATTCCGTTGCTGGTAAAACAGGTACAGCGCAGATATGGGATCCCTCTACTAATCGTTACATGAAAGGTTGGGATAATTATATCTTTTCATTTATGGGAACAGCTCCAGCTGAAGACCCAGAGCTAATTATGTATGTGATGGTGCAACAACCAAATTTAGACGATGAAAAATATGAAAATGGTGCTGTACCAGTTTCTAAAATATTTAATCCAGTAATGAAAAATAGTCTACAATATTTGACTATTACTCCCACTACTGCAAAAGCCGCGAAAACGATTGAATTACCTAGCTTTGAAGGAAACAAAGTAACGGATGTCCAAAAACAACTAGGTGAAGAAGGGGTTCAAACAATTATTATAGGTAATGGCTCAAAAGTGACACATCAATTACCTGTTGAAGGAGAGAAGATTTTAGCAGGAGGCAAAGTCATACTAAGAACAGACGGTGATTTATCTGTTCCCGATATGATTGGTTGGTCTAAAAGAGATGTGTTGAAAGTAGCGGAGATTGCCGAATTACCTTTTAATTTTGTGGGACAAGGGTATGCTGTTAAACAAAGTTTAAAGCCTAATTCTCCAGTAAAAGAAGGAGATCCTTTGGTAGTCAACTTTAATACGCAAGAACAAATAATTAAAGAAGAAAATAGAGAACCGAAGGAACCGGAAGAGGATGCACCTTTAAACTAAATATAAATAATCTTATCTCTATTAAAAATAGATTAAGAGAACATAGATAAACAGGTGCGTTCTTATAAAATGCACCTGTTTTTTTATGTTAAAGGTATTTGATTGCTTTATAAATTGCTACATGCAGTCACTTTGGTGTTTGTTTTTGTAACTCTAAGTTTTACTATATGATTTACCACAAAAATACCGTTCTAACTCACAATGGTACAAGCATACATTCTAAAGAATGGGTAAGGGAGGTACGTACGAATGGCGAAAAGAGTGTCTAATGTTACAGTGAGAAAAAGACTTGCCTTTGTGTTATTAGCAGGATTATTAATTTTTTCTATTATTGATATTCGACTAGGTTTTGTGCAATTGGTGAAAGGTGACTGGCTGATGGACGGTGCGCGTGATCTTTGGGGAAGGAATATAAAATTTGAACCAGAAAGAGGAAAAATTGTTGATAGAAATGGTGTAGAATTAGCCACCAATCAAAGTTCACCTACCGTTTATGTTGTACCAAGACAAGTGAAAGATCCAGCTTCGACAGCGGATGCTCTTGCTACAATATTAGGGGCGTCTAAAGAAGAGATCTATAAGGAGATAACAAAGAAAGAATCAAATATTCGATTAAAATCAGGGAGAAAGATTTCCTACGAACTAGCCACAAAAATAAAAAATCTAGACATTGAAGGGGTCTATGTAGCGGAAGACTCCACTCGATATTATCCTAATGGGAGTTACCTTTCTCATGTACTAGGCTTTGCTGGTATAGATAATCAAGGTTTAATGGGTCTTGAATTAGAATATGATAAGGAACTTAGTGGAGAAGTGGGGAGTGTTCAAATATACTCGACTGCTAAGGGAGAGAAAA is a genomic window containing:
- the ftsL gene encoding cell division protein FtsL, which produces MKNSAAKHIDTYSQPVEQQTKLTKSVSIPKVKKGITPGEGVLLVLFLVFFAVIGTKVVAVSSSVYETNAAIQETKSEIAAQEKVNTDLKIEVSELSTYERIWEKAKASGLEINENNVKVVEKP
- a CDS encoding penicillin-binding protein, producing MNKRPGMNKGAMGLAIFFSALFFLLFGRFIFIQVTGEVDGRILAEGAERLYKRMETIDAKRGTIYDENGEVIAEDTYSYKIVAVLDKSLENRHVEDPADTADKLAPILDMEREDLYNRLSSDKKQIEFGSAGRDLTPEQRKQIEELNITGINFIRDAKRFYPNGVFSSHLIGYAQPKENKDGEIEYIGQMGIEQTYNDMLTGVDGKYNFQADAWNIILPNSEELLEEPKDGKDIYMTLNKHIQTFLEDAMNQVQQEYEPVKMMAIVAEAKTGKVVGLAQRPTFEANTRDGINNSWHNEVIESSFEPGSTMKIFTLASAIEEDSFNGNATYKSGTYQIGSDRIRDHNGGRGWGEITYLEGFQRSSNVAMANLLNNMGHETFRKYLDKFRFGVPTGIELPGEASGSIVYNYELDRITTAFGQGTTVNALQMVQAMTAITNNGKMMKPYLIDRIVDPYTQKVKETKPTVVDTPISKETAKKTLDIMETVVSSEAGTGKAYQLDGYSVAGKTGTAQIWDPSTNRYMKGWDNYIFSFMGTAPAEDPELIMYVMVQQPNLDDEKYENGAVPVSKIFNPVMKNSLQYLTITPTTAKAAKTIELPSFEGNKVTDVQKQLGEEGVQTIIIGNGSKVTHQLPVEGEKILAGGKVILRTDGDLSVPDMIGWSKRDVLKVAEIAELPFNFVGQGYAVKQSLKPNSPVKEGDPLVVNFNTQEQIIKEENREPKEPEEDAPLN
- the rsmH gene encoding 16S rRNA (cytosine(1402)-N(4))-methyltransferase RsmH yields the protein MFNHTTVLLKETVDGLAIKPNGIYVDCTLGGAGHSSYLLSQLSDEGHLYCFDQDDAAIAHAKNLLAPFEGKFTIIKSNFRYISEELEKLGVTEVDGVLYDLGVSSPQLDTPERGFSYHHDAPLDMRMDQDAMLSAYDVVNQWPYERLVSIFFKYGEEKFSKQIARKIEAAREIEPIKTTAELVELIKEGIPAPARRKGGHPAKRIFQAIRIAVNDELGVFEESLEKAISILKKNGRISVITFHSLEDRICKSTFKEKSSGPELPPGLPMIPKEYEPELKLITRKPITASETELEENNRARSAKLRIAEKNK